One window of the Hyperolius riggenbachi isolate aHypRig1 chromosome 5, aHypRig1.pri, whole genome shotgun sequence genome contains the following:
- the TSNARE1 gene encoding t-SNARE domain-containing protein 1 isoform X4, giving the protein MRSFRMACTPRKRKEKFSPLELEILVAEVTKHHSKLYGSERVNLSQPARERIWLDIAQKINAVARSPRTTRDLRRRWDDMKRRTKEKLAIIKRTVVTSGLSRSPSMHDTNSDVYPGYIDDEDDDHDDVDVEMDAPHIALEFQSDEEENGPGCTWVPLKTIQMVTTEPDMSDHPVIIQTSASSPSPPSSPQNQAKATYMRRLSQTPPRRKQEISDFEKQLMESQMQQNTLLSSWYQQQTSLMVQQNLILENLVEQSRRLADNVEILNRTLERMVETNHSQKGPVHCPKDRVPGSSARASSRLPAGESGGSSETEVYSGMILKVEEEN; this is encoded by the exons at GCGCAGCTTTAGAATGGCCTGTACCCCCCGCAAGAGAAAGGAGAAGTTTTCTCCTTTGGAACTGGAAATTTTGGTGGCCGAGGTAACCAAACACCACTCGAAGCTCTACGGCAGCGAGAGGGTCAACCTGAGCCAGCCGGCAAGAGAGAGGATCTGGTTGGATATTGCCCAGAAGATCAATGCTGTAGCCCGATCTCCAAGAACGACCAGAGACTTGAGAAGGAGGTGGGATGATATGAAAAGGCGAACTAAGGAGAAGCTGGCTATCATAAAGAGAACTGTTGTCACATCAGGCCTAAGTAGAAGTCCATCAATGCACGATACGAACAGTGATGTGTATCCCGGATATattgatgatgaagatgatgatcaTGACGATGTAGATGTGGAAATGGACGCCCCTCACATAGCACTGGAATTTCAGTCAG ATGAAGAGGAAAATGGCCCAGGTTGCACGTGGGTGCCTCTAAAAACTATACAAATGGTTACAACCGAGCCAGATATGTCTGACCATCCAGTGATCATTCAGACTTCAGCATCTTCTCCGTCTCCTCCTTCTTCCCCTCAGAACCAGGCCAAAGCCACCTACATGAGACGGCTTTCTCAGACGCCTCCGCGACGGAAGCAGGAAATCTCAGATTTTGAGAAACAGTTAATGGAGAGTCAGATGCAGCAGAATACGCTTTTATCCTCTTGGTATCAGCAACAAACCTCTTTGATGGTGCAACAAAACCTCATCCTAGAAAACCTTGTGGAGCAAAGTAGACGATTAGCGGATAACGTAGAGATTTTAAATCGGACCTTAGAAAGAATGGTGGAAACTAACCATTCTCAAAAGGGTCCTGTTCATTGTCCAAAGGATCGAGTTCCGGGTTCATCAGCTAGGGCCTCCTCCCGACTACCTGCGGGTGAGTCTGGGGGATCCTCAGAGACTGAAGTTTACTCCGGGATGATCCTTAAAGTTGAGGAGGAAAATTGA